A region of Schistosoma mansoni strain Puerto Rico chromosome 1, complete genome DNA encodes the following proteins:
- a CDS encoding putative 4.1 G protein, which translates to MDVNQPFTNCDDVTASTNFGQHYNEVPVRGSLNQVIKSSAERQRRLKISNLQDEDHPGPRSPGHELYTMVVEHLQLVEYDYFDLEYINKDGLHCWLDHSKAINKQINISKRFLYSFVVKFYTPHPNLLEDELTRYLFALQIKIDLRSGRLQCSESTAALLAAFIVQGENCSFLNFISSSHMSNEVRFISTDLLSKNEM; encoded by the exons ATGGACGTAAATCAACCTTTCACTAACTGTGATGATGTGACTGCTTCTACGAATTTCGGTCAGCATTATAATG AAGTACCCGTAAGAGGTTCGTTAAATCAAGTGATCAAATCAAGTGCTGAAAGACAAAGAAGACTTAAGATTTCCAATTTACAAGATGAGGATCATCCGGGT CCTCGTTCTCCTGGACATGAATTGTACACAATGGTTGTTGAACATCTTCAGCTGGTCGAATATGATTACTTTGATTTGGAATATATTAACAAAGATGGTCTCCAC tGTTGGTTAGATCATTCAAaagcaataaataaacaaataaatatttcgaAAAGATTTCTGTATTCTTTCGTCGTCAAGTTTTATACCCCTCATCCAAATTTATTAGAAGATGAATTGACCAG ATATCTATTTGCCTTACAAATCAAAATTGATTTACGTTCCGGTCGATTGCAATGTAGTGAAAGCACTGCTGCTCTTCTAGCAGCATTCATTGTACAAGGTGAGAA CTGTTCTTTTTTGAATTTCATTTCTTCTAGTCATATGTCCAATGAAGTAAGATTCATTTCAACAGATCTATTGAGTAAAAATGAAATGTAG